The bacterium genome window below encodes:
- the rplT gene encoding 50S ribosomal protein L20, whose translation MPKTRNAPASRQRRKKVLERAKGYRQGRSKLYRKAREFVEKGMTYAYRDRRSKKRVFRKLWITRISAACKLNDISYSVFMNALKKNNININRKMLADIAFNEPGKFSELVDKVKGEQGLNEKI comes from the coding sequence ATGCCAAAAACAAGAAATGCGCCGGCTTCCAGACAGAGAAGAAAAAAAGTTCTGGAGAGAGCTAAGGGGTACCGCCAAGGGCGTTCTAAACTTTACAGGAAAGCAAGAGAGTTTGTTGAGAAAGGGATGACCTACGCTTATAGAGATAGAAGAAGTAAGAAGAGAGTTTTTAGAAAACTGTGGATAACAAGGATTTCTGCAGCCTGTAAACTGAACGATATTTCTTATAGTGTTTTTATGAACGCTCTCAAAAAAAATAATATTAACATCAATAGAAAAATGCTTGCGGATATAGCTTTTAACGAGCCGGGTAAATTCTCCGAACTTGTGGATAAGGTAAAAGGGGAACAAGGCTTGAATGAGAAAATTTAG
- a CDS encoding flavin oxidoreductase/NADH oxidase — MPCKNTDKTFKTFNYPNLKELKREIASLKVNIPIEETFEESAKILAQKSFFNKRDVPNSFCIQPMEGCDGEKNGSPGELSIRRYKRFAAGGAGIIWIEATAVTSEGRANPRQFWINEDSLPKFKNLIEIIKENALNHKGENHKPYLVLQLTHSGRYCKPLGVSTPIIAYRSPVLKHQENSVTRIITDNQLDKLKEKFVVASQMAQECGVDAIDIKSCHGYLLYELLSAYTRENSRYGGSFENRTRFLRETIQEIKKHICSIDVTTRLSFYDGTPYPYGWGMKQDNTLLPDMTEPIALVEQLQNLGVNMLNLTAGNPYYNPHISRPYDVPVKGGYIPAEHPLISISRIIDLTYQLSEKFPSLFIINTGFSWLRQYSVLVGAKMKKDAKVGAFGLGRLAFAYPNLPNEFLKDKQLTRNQLCIACSCCSQIMRDGGKTGCVVRDKEVYRDIYKKGQSK, encoded by the coding sequence ATGCCTTGCAAAAATACCGATAAAACGTTTAAAACTTTTAATTACCCTAATTTAAAAGAGTTAAAAAGAGAAATTGCTTCCTTAAAAGTCAATATTCCTATTGAAGAAACTTTTGAGGAGAGCGCTAAAATACTTGCTCAAAAATCTTTTTTTAACAAAAGAGATGTACCAAACTCTTTCTGTATTCAGCCTATGGAAGGTTGCGATGGAGAAAAAAATGGAAGTCCAGGGGAACTCTCAATAAGGCGGTATAAACGTTTTGCAGCAGGAGGTGCTGGTATCATCTGGATAGAAGCAACAGCCGTAACCTCTGAAGGTAGAGCTAACCCACGCCAATTTTGGATAAACGAAGATTCTCTACCAAAATTTAAAAACCTTATAGAGATTATTAAAGAGAACGCCTTAAACCATAAAGGAGAAAATCATAAACCTTATTTAGTCCTTCAACTTACTCATTCGGGAAGGTATTGTAAACCGTTAGGCGTTTCTACTCCAATTATAGCTTACCGCTCGCCTGTTTTAAAACATCAAGAAAATAGTGTTACAAGAATTATTACCGATAACCAACTGGATAAATTGAAAGAGAAATTTGTTGTAGCATCTCAAATGGCACAAGAATGTGGGGTTGACGCAATAGACATAAAATCTTGTCACGGATACCTCTTATATGAACTTTTATCAGCATATACAAGAGAAAATAGTAGGTATGGAGGTTCTTTTGAAAATAGAACAAGGTTTTTAAGAGAGACGATTCAAGAAATAAAAAAACATATCTGTTCCATTGACGTAACCACAAGGTTAAGTTTTTATGATGGCACACCCTACCCTTACGGTTGGGGAATGAAACAAGACAACACTTTGTTACCCGATATGACAGAACCCATCGCCTTAGTAGAACAATTGCAAAATTTAGGGGTTAATATGTTAAATCTTACTGCTGGCAACCCGTATTATAATCCTCATATAAGCAGACCTTACGATGTTCCTGTCAAAGGTGGTTACATTCCGGCTGAGCACCCTTTGATATCTATCTCCAGAATCATTGATTTAACATACCAACTCTCAGAGAAATTTCCCTCCCTTTTTATAATCAACACAGGTTTCTCTTGGTTACGTCAATATTCTGTCCTTGTTGGTGCAAAAATGAAAAAAGATGCAAAAGTTGGCGCTTTCGGTTTGGGTAGACTAGCTTTTGCTTACCCCAACCTTCCAAATGAATTTTTAAAAGATAAACAACTTACACGTAACCAATTATGTATTGCTTGTTCTTGTTGCTCACAAATTATGAGAGATGGCGGTAAAACCGGCTGTGTTGTTAGAGATAAAGAGGTATATAGGGATATTTATAAAAAAGGTCAGTCAAAATAA
- the rpmI gene encoding 50S ribosomal protein L35: MPKLKTNKAIKKRFKITGTGKVLRYGSGGAHLLSKKSSKRKRRAKQASSVTTKGEVKMVKNLLPYK, encoded by the coding sequence ATGCCTAAATTAAAGACAAATAAAGCTATTAAAAAAAGATTTAAAATTACGGGAACAGGTAAAGTACTCCGTTACGGTTCTGGCGGGGCTCATCTGCTTTCCAAAAAGAGCTCAAAACGAAAAAGACGCGCTAAGCAAGCTTCAAGTGTAACAACAAAGGGTGAAGTTAAGATGGTGAAGAACCTTTTACCCTATAAATAA
- a CDS encoding creatininase family protein: protein MRYEKMFPDQLQQAIKNNYPVVLPVGVLEYHSEHSVFGVDTIVVEEAFRILENEIPLVLFPSFYYGAASYAVEGPENKGTIQVSSQTLYFLAKDIFKSMLRVGFRNIHIFIHHQSENFFAGMPTDLAFRLGAREVIFEHLEKEKGEGWWGNEEMKDYYKMHDAGSDPFNWIKVHPFMDSETQKKFPVDHAGIQETSLMFAFCPEGVDMSKFSEKNWYSLEAKNASLEYGNNAKEMILANLRKILKG from the coding sequence ATGAGATATGAAAAGATGTTCCCTGACCAGTTACAACAGGCAATTAAAAACAATTACCCTGTTGTACTGCCAGTAGGAGTTCTTGAGTATCATTCGGAACATTCTGTATTTGGCGTAGATACAATTGTGGTAGAAGAGGCTTTCAGAATACTTGAAAACGAAATACCTTTGGTTCTCTTCCCGTCCTTCTATTATGGTGCAGCAAGTTACGCTGTAGAAGGACCAGAAAACAAAGGAACCATACAAGTATCTAGCCAAACATTATATTTCCTTGCAAAAGATATTTTTAAAAGTATGCTCAGGGTAGGGTTCAGAAATATACATATCTTTATTCATCATCAGAGTGAAAACTTTTTTGCTGGCATGCCAACAGATTTAGCTTTTAGGTTGGGCGCAAGAGAAGTAATTTTTGAACACCTTGAGAAAGAAAAAGGCGAAGGATGGTGGGGCAATGAAGAAATGAAAGATTATTACAAGATGCACGATGCTGGTTCAGATCCTTTTAACTGGATAAAAGTGCATCCTTTTATGGACTCAGAAACCCAGAAAAAATTCCCTGTAGACCATGCAGGTATTCAGGAGACTTCTCTTATGTTTGCTTTCTGCCCTGAAGGGGTAGATATGAGCAAGTTTTCTGAGAAAAACTGGTATAGTTTAGAAGCAAAAAACGCTTCGCTCGAGTATGGGAATAATGCCAAAGAAATGATATTAGCGAACCTTCGCAAAATTCTTAAAGGATAA
- a CDS encoding MBL fold metallo-hydrolase gives MEYIKFLGTAGARFVMIRQLRASGGMWFSVCNTNFIVDPGPGCLVNIVKSRPKLDPAKLDFIFLSHKHLDHSCDINLMIEAMSNGGYNKRGVVLAPEDALTVDPVIFKYILNYLERIETIVAGNTYKIDNIRLEIPIKLRHSVETYGFKMKCQGLPVISYLPDTGFFEELIEAYAGSDILIINTVMYERRCGVSHLSLPETEEIIKGVKPKKAILTHFGMQMLQNKIWQKGAEISERTGTEVIIADDGMSIDLKDI, from the coding sequence ATGGAATATATAAAGTTTCTTGGTACTGCTGGAGCTCGGTTTGTAATGATACGCCAACTGAGAGCGTCAGGAGGAATGTGGTTTTCTGTCTGCAATACAAATTTTATTGTTGACCCTGGACCAGGGTGTCTTGTAAATATTGTTAAAAGTAGACCGAAACTTGACCCTGCAAAACTCGATTTTATATTTCTTTCTCATAAACATCTTGACCATTCGTGTGATATAAATCTTATGATTGAAGCAATGAGTAATGGTGGATATAATAAGAGAGGCGTTGTTTTGGCTCCAGAAGACGCTTTAACTGTTGACCCAGTTATTTTTAAATATATTTTGAATTACCTTGAAAGAATAGAAACAATTGTTGCAGGTAACACCTACAAAATAGATAATATTAGATTGGAAATCCCTATCAAACTACGTCATAGTGTAGAGACTTATGGATTTAAGATGAAATGTCAAGGGTTACCTGTTATCTCGTACCTACCTGATACAGGTTTTTTTGAAGAACTTATTGAAGCGTACGCTGGTAGCGATATTCTTATAATCAATACTGTAATGTATGAAAGAAGATGTGGGGTGTCCCATTTGTCTCTCCCTGAAACTGAAGAGATAATTAAAGGTGTTAAACCCAAGAAAGCAATTTTGACACATTTTGGTATGCAGATGTTGCAAAACAAGATATGGCAGAAGGGTGCTGAAATCTCTGAAAGAACAGGGACTGAAGTTATTATTGCAGATGATGGTATGAGTATTGACCTTAAAGATATATAA
- a CDS encoding Xaa-Pro peptidase family protein encodes MNKVFQVPDIEFEQRWKAVQEGVNKAGLDVLIAHSNEADFTHVRYLSNYWPLFECAGVVIPKTGAPVLLIGPESGTYAEDKSKIKKIYKMIEYRESAEPEYPDIEVDTFPQVFQEVCGGIPQKIGLAGYQIFPLPVYESIKAAAPNATITNSGDILVNLRMIKSEVEIEILKEAFRISEVAFERTLPQMRPEMTELQVVGLIQKELYAEGAEYEGHPQYVLAGKNSNHAIGRPGYAKLGTNNLIQLNVGARVAGYSSSVGRPVSIGPMTPDAKKLVQAGLDMHLKTIEWIKPGIKAKEVVRKFYEYGEKLGVTKNILYGPCHGLGMLEVEKPWMESRSEYLLEENMTFQVDTFLYCEDYGLRWENGVLIGKTETIPLSSTMNEIIELEV; translated from the coding sequence ATGAATAAAGTGTTTCAAGTGCCTGATATAGAGTTTGAACAACGGTGGAAAGCTGTACAAGAAGGAGTAAATAAAGCGGGTCTGGATGTACTAATTGCACATTCCAATGAAGCAGATTTTACCCATGTCAGATACCTTTCTAACTATTGGCCTTTATTTGAGTGTGCTGGGGTAGTTATTCCTAAAACAGGAGCACCAGTTCTTCTAATTGGTCCTGAAAGCGGAACTTATGCAGAAGATAAGAGCAAAATTAAAAAGATATACAAGATGATAGAGTATAGAGAAAGTGCAGAACCAGAATATCCAGATATAGAAGTTGATACCTTCCCACAGGTTTTTCAGGAAGTATGTGGAGGTATCCCTCAGAAGATAGGTTTAGCAGGGTATCAGATTTTCCCCTTACCCGTATACGAGAGCATCAAAGCAGCAGCACCCAACGCTACAATAACCAATAGTGGCGACATTCTGGTCAACTTAAGAATGATAAAGAGTGAGGTAGAGATAGAAATACTTAAAGAAGCTTTCAGAATCTCTGAGGTGGCTTTTGAAAGGACTCTTCCTCAAATGAGACCTGAAATGACAGAATTGCAGGTTGTCGGGCTTATTCAGAAAGAACTTTACGCAGAAGGAGCAGAATATGAAGGGCATCCTCAGTACGTTCTTGCTGGAAAGAACTCAAACCACGCTATAGGTAGACCTGGATATGCAAAACTTGGTACGAACAACCTTATACAACTTAATGTTGGAGCCAGAGTTGCAGGGTACTCATCAAGCGTTGGTAGACCAGTATCTATTGGACCAATGACTCCTGATGCAAAAAAACTTGTACAGGCAGGGTTGGATATGCATTTAAAAACTATAGAATGGATAAAACCAGGAATAAAAGCTAAAGAAGTTGTAAGAAAATTCTACGAGTACGGCGAAAAATTGGGAGTAACCAAAAACATCCTGTATGGACCTTGTCACGGACTTGGTATGCTTGAAGTAGAAAAACCCTGGATGGAATCTCGTTCTGAATATCTGCTTGAAGAAAATATGACTTTCCAGGTAGATACTTTCCTATATTGCGAAGATTACGGTTTAAGATGGGAAAACGGTGTACTTATAGGCAAAACAGAAACCATCCCTCTCTCAAGCACTATGAATGAGATAATAGAACTGGAGGTATAA
- the infC gene encoding translation initiation factor IF-3 yields the protein MPNVRLIGDDGTQYGVVNKNEALQMAKDKDLDLVEIVATSTPPVCRIMDYKKFLYEQKKKEKERKKKQKISQIKEIRFTPETSEHDYKFKKQHIEDFLKAGYRVKVTIFYKGREILHKERGYQMLEKLTKELATYGKIELRPKLEGPRLTVTFIPV from the coding sequence GTGCCTAATGTAAGATTAATAGGTGATGACGGAACCCAGTATGGTGTAGTAAATAAAAATGAAGCTTTACAGATGGCAAAAGATAAGGATTTGGACCTTGTAGAAATAGTTGCCACTTCTACCCCCCCTGTTTGTCGCATAATGGATTACAAGAAGTTTCTTTACGAACAGAAGAAGAAAGAGAAAGAAAGGAAGAAAAAACAGAAGATTTCTCAGATAAAAGAGATTAGGTTTACTCCAGAAACGAGTGAACACGATTATAAATTCAAAAAACAACATATAGAAGATTTTTTGAAAGCAGGATATAGAGTTAAAGTAACAATTTTCTACAAAGGTAGAGAAATATTGCACAAGGAAAGAGGTTACCAGATGCTTGAAAAACTTACAAAAGAACTAGCAACTTATGGGAAGATAGAACTTCGACCTAAATTGGAAGGTCCTCGATTGACGGTAACGTTTATTCCTGTTTGA
- a CDS encoding MBL fold metallo-hydrolase, whose protein sequence is MDIKIEKVVVGEIEANCYIVTCKKTGQLLVIDPGDDYEQISRVLAGRKPEFVLNTHGHIDHIKEDARFGVDVYIHSKDKSCLIDPEKNLSSFLGTPISIDANIITFEDNEVIKLGELALKVVHTPGHTPGSVCFKVGNILFSGDTLFCGGYGRTDLPGGSESQLFVSIKDVLFALPVNTIVYPGHGPETSIATEQAYWSNP, encoded by the coding sequence ATGGATATAAAAATTGAAAAGGTTGTTGTTGGAGAAATAGAGGCTAACTGTTATATTGTTACCTGTAAAAAGACCGGCCAACTTCTTGTGATAGACCCTGGTGATGATTATGAACAAATATCAAGAGTTCTTGCTGGTAGAAAACCAGAGTTTGTGCTTAATACTCATGGACATATAGACCATATAAAAGAGGATGCACGGTTTGGGGTGGATGTATATATACATTCAAAAGATAAATCTTGTCTTATCGATCCAGAAAAAAATCTTTCATCTTTTTTAGGAACGCCTATAAGCATTGATGCCAATATAATAACTTTTGAAGATAACGAGGTAATTAAACTTGGAGAACTCGCTCTTAAGGTTGTCCATACACCTGGTCATACACCAGGTAGCGTATGTTTTAAAGTGGGCAACATTCTTTTTTCTGGAGATACATTGTTTTGTGGTGGCTATGGTAGAACCGACCTGCCTGGCGGCTCTGAAAGCCAACTGTTTGTTTCTATTAAAGATGTGTTGTTTGCCCTGCCTGTAAACACTATAGTTTACCCAGGACACGGCCCAGAAACAAGCATTGCAACCGAACAGGCATACTGGAGCAACCCTTAA
- the thrS gene encoding threonine--tRNA ligase: MEQKFDNKEEYWHSSAHILAQAVKRLFPEVKLGTGPAIENGFYYDFFRETPFTPEDLSMVEAEMKKIIKENHKIEKFSLSREESQKLLAQEPFKLEILQELKDEEITFYKNGEFSDLCEGPHLLCTGDIKHFKLLSIAASYWRGDEKRENMQRIYGISFPSKKELAEYLTFLEEAKARDHRVLGPKLDLFSIHPEFGSGLIFWHPKGSLIRKIIEDFWKETHLKSGYELVNTPHIADISLWHKSGHTEYYKENMFPPMFFESREKEYQLKPMNCPFHILIYNNRLRSYRELPIRWAELGTVYRYEKQGVLHGLLRVRGFTQDDAHIFCTEDQVEEEVKKVIELTAFFLGRFGFKDYKVFLSTRPEKYVGTSENWDKATSALSNALKSQNIDFETDPGEGVFYGPKIDIKIRDSLNREWQCTTIQVDFNNPEKFNVKYIDREGDFKVPILIHRAIFGSLERFFGILIEQYKGNFPFWLAPEQMRILPIGDRHIEFAREVKEKIDKKFRVNIDERNEKINKKIRDAEDEKIPYMAIVGDKEISTGQVALRQHQKGMLGNFDIKDLENLFNEELFK, translated from the coding sequence ATGGAACAAAAATTTGATAATAAAGAAGAATATTGGCATAGTTCTGCTCATATTCTTGCTCAGGCTGTTAAAAGACTTTTTCCTGAAGTAAAACTTGGAACTGGTCCGGCTATAGAGAATGGTTTTTATTATGATTTTTTTAGAGAAACACCGTTTACTCCTGAAGACCTTTCAATGGTTGAGGCTGAAATGAAAAAAATCATTAAAGAGAACCATAAAATTGAGAAGTTCTCTCTATCAAGGGAAGAGTCTCAAAAATTGTTGGCACAGGAACCTTTTAAACTTGAGATACTTCAAGAGTTAAAAGATGAAGAGATTACTTTTTATAAGAACGGAGAATTTTCAGATTTATGTGAAGGTCCCCACCTTCTTTGTACGGGTGATATTAAGCATTTTAAACTGTTAAGTATAGCGGCTTCTTATTGGAGAGGTGACGAAAAAAGAGAAAATATGCAAAGAATTTATGGTATATCTTTTCCCAGTAAAAAGGAACTTGCTGAATACTTAACATTTTTAGAGGAAGCCAAAGCAAGAGACCATAGAGTGCTTGGACCAAAACTTGACTTATTTAGCATACATCCTGAATTTGGTTCAGGTTTAATTTTTTGGCATCCAAAAGGTAGTTTGATAAGAAAAATTATAGAAGATTTTTGGAAAGAGACTCATCTGAAGAGTGGTTATGAACTTGTTAACACTCCTCATATTGCTGATATTTCTCTTTGGCATAAGTCTGGACATACAGAATATTATAAAGAGAATATGTTTCCGCCGATGTTTTTTGAGTCGAGAGAAAAAGAATATCAGTTGAAACCAATGAACTGTCCGTTTCATATCTTGATATACAACAATAGGTTAAGAAGTTATAGAGAACTACCTATAAGATGGGCTGAACTTGGTACTGTGTATAGGTATGAGAAACAGGGTGTTTTGCACGGGCTTTTACGAGTGAGAGGGTTTACACAGGACGATGCGCACATCTTTTGTACTGAAGACCAGGTTGAAGAAGAGGTTAAAAAAGTAATAGAACTTACAGCATTTTTTCTTGGAAGGTTTGGGTTTAAAGATTATAAGGTGTTCTTATCTACCCGTCCGGAAAAATATGTGGGGACTTCTGAGAATTGGGACAAGGCAACATCTGCTCTTAGTAATGCGTTAAAGAGCCAGAATATAGATTTCGAAACAGACCCAGGTGAAGGTGTTTTTTATGGACCTAAGATAGATATAAAGATTAGGGACAGTTTGAATAGAGAATGGCAATGTACCACAATACAGGTAGATTTTAATAATCCTGAAAAGTTTAATGTTAAGTATATTGATAGGGAAGGTGATTTTAAAGTGCCAATTCTTATTCACAGAGCTATTTTTGGGTCTCTCGAAAGGTTTTTTGGAATATTGATAGAGCAGTATAAAGGTAATTTTCCTTTTTGGCTTGCACCTGAACAGATGAGAATTTTACCTATAGGCGATAGACATATAGAGTTTGCCAGAGAGGTAAAAGAGAAAATAGATAAGAAGTTTAGGGTGAATATTGATGAAAGGAATGAAAAAATCAATAAGAAGATAAGGGACGCTGAGGATGAAAAAATCCCTTATATGGCCATAGTCGGTGATAAAGAAATATCTACTGGACAGGTGGCTCTAAGGCAACACCAGAAGGGTATGTTAGGTAATTTTGATATTAAAGATTTAGAGAACCTTTTTAATGAAGAGCTCTTTAAATAG
- a CDS encoding alpha-L-fucosidase — protein MKNFVKRAIHLDFHTMPKIYDVGAEFDPKEFATTLKNAHIDYITVFARCNLGFTYYPTKVGIIHPGMQTKDMLGGMVKACHKEGIKVAAYINAGLDHQHALLHREWCQVSKDGLVYDIKLGGSFFRRMCLNSGYRQHLLSMIEEVLTKYPVDGLFLDCFSKAPCYGVECLESMEKLGMDISDETQVTDYTFMQTMKFQEEVVSLAKKKRGDIFFCFNGLPYSSQPTHTEIEVLPPAWGYDYFPWAGRYARTLNKPFIKMTGRFHKSWGDFGGLRPEESLLFDCYNAIANGGTCSIGDHMHPRGRLDPEVYRVIGNVYSKIEELEPWTYGATPTSEMAILLPEAEQFPAFLSFNARKSIAGATRMLMELKYQFDIIDNETKISSKYKIIFIPEDVLINKSLKKKLKEYLSQGGYIISAGSGGLDENREKFALEEYKLSYLGEEEHNPSFFKAEKKISHGLPDMLITIYDKGVAIKAEKGAEVLCKLFQPYFNVDSWDMKHWHRYTPPEKDTKRPALVRCGNIFHFSFPIFFAYNNHAVVAYKQLLDNCIKMVLPKPLIKVKNLPSFAQVTATKKDKFQAVHILSYLPEKRGETTQMIEEPICLKNLTLGLRKDGKDIKQVYLAPSRKPIDFKDDQDYIWIKIPEVEGYSLTIFE, from the coding sequence ATGAAAAACTTTGTTAAAAGAGCTATCCATCTTGATTTCCACACAATGCCTAAAATATATGATGTAGGAGCAGAATTTGACCCAAAAGAATTTGCTACAACCCTCAAAAATGCACATATTGATTATATAACTGTTTTTGCTCGTTGTAATCTTGGTTTTACTTATTACCCCACAAAAGTTGGTATTATTCACCCAGGTATGCAGACAAAAGATATGTTAGGTGGTATGGTGAAAGCTTGCCATAAAGAAGGTATTAAGGTTGCTGCCTATATAAACGCCGGGCTTGACCATCAGCACGCTTTATTGCATAGAGAATGGTGCCAGGTAAGCAAAGATGGTTTAGTTTATGATATAAAGTTGGGCGGTTCTTTTTTCAGGAGAATGTGCCTTAATTCCGGATACAGGCAACACCTTCTTTCAATGATAGAAGAGGTTTTAACTAAATACCCCGTAGACGGACTGTTTCTGGACTGTTTTTCAAAGGCTCCGTGTTATGGTGTAGAATGCCTTGAAAGTATGGAAAAACTGGGGATGGATATATCAGATGAAACACAAGTAACAGACTATACTTTTATGCAAACTATGAAATTTCAAGAAGAAGTTGTATCTTTAGCAAAGAAAAAGAGGGGCGACATATTCTTCTGTTTTAACGGGCTACCTTACTCCAGTCAACCCACCCACACAGAGATAGAAGTTCTGCCACCTGCCTGGGGTTACGACTATTTCCCTTGGGCAGGCAGGTATGCCAGAACCCTCAATAAACCTTTTATTAAAATGACAGGCAGGTTCCATAAATCTTGGGGAGATTTTGGAGGGTTAAGACCAGAAGAGTCTCTTCTTTTTGACTGTTATAACGCTATAGCCAACGGCGGTACCTGTTCTATTGGCGACCATATGCACCCGAGAGGAAGACTTGACCCAGAAGTATATCGGGTTATAGGTAACGTATATTCCAAAATAGAAGAACTGGAACCGTGGACATACGGGGCTACTCCTACCTCTGAGATGGCAATCCTATTACCTGAGGCAGAACAATTCCCTGCATTCTTATCTTTTAATGCTCGTAAATCAATTGCAGGAGCAACAAGAATGTTGATGGAATTAAAATACCAGTTTGATATTATTGATAACGAGACAAAAATCTCTTCAAAATATAAGATTATTTTTATACCTGAAGATGTGCTAATCAATAAAAGTTTAAAGAAAAAATTGAAGGAGTATTTATCTCAAGGAGGTTATATTATTAGCGCAGGTTCAGGAGGGTTAGATGAAAACAGAGAAAAATTTGCTCTCGAAGAATATAAACTCTCTTACCTTGGTGAAGAAGAACATAACCCTTCTTTCTTTAAGGCCGAAAAGAAAATTTCTCACGGGCTACCTGATATGTTGATTACAATATATGATAAAGGGGTTGCTATAAAAGCAGAAAAAGGTGCAGAGGTTCTCTGTAAATTGTTCCAACCTTATTTTAATGTTGATTCTTGGGATATGAAACACTGGCATAGATACACTCCCCCAGAAAAAGATACCAAAAGACCAGCTCTTGTTAGATGTGGCAATATATTCCATTTTAGTTTTCCTATATTTTTTGCATACAACAACCACGCTGTGGTGGCTTACAAACAACTGCTCGACAACTGTATAAAGATGGTCTTACCTAAACCTTTAATTAAAGTAAAAAATCTCCCTTCATTCGCCCAAGTTACAGCAACAAAAAAAGATAAATTCCAAGCAGTACATATATTGTCTTATCTACCAGAAAAACGTGGAGAAACAACTCAGATGATAGAAGAACCTATATGTTTAAAAAACTTAACACTTGGTTTGCGTAAAGACGGAAAAGATATAAAACAAGTATATTTAGCACCTTCACGTAAGCCAATAGATTTTAAGGATGACCAAGACTATATTTGGATAAAGATACCTGAAGTAGAAGGGTATAGTTTAACTATTTTTGAATGA
- a CDS encoding GGDEF domain-containing protein, whose translation MRKFRNTFFLLVIAYIAVLTITFSRGIQFSVNLYFFTLTTVLSSIIVIEIIYTFYVTEDIRQFQREKEKMMLNILDNEQETMLLSTLTDIIETFNEDITLDEILNTVSESLYNIFKKETIVLQLLGNNFKKTLKGKNIDFSEDILRQVSDKAFPILVNNTRSFAQYSDLVKQGVTSFIISPFHQKRNVIGIIGIFSFDKKQFSIKELNLMRKVSAPTSLLIENAMLFDKTKILSITDSLTLLYNRRHFEQKLEEVIENSERRKTEVSLCIADVDFFKHYNDVNGHQAGDFALKKIAEIFKSGVKGSDIVGRYGGEEFIIIFPDTDKESVVKICETMRKKIKSYEFPNEQAQPNKDLTVSFGVATYPEDAQTPEELIKKADFALYRAKEMGKDMVVT comes from the coding sequence ATGAGAAAATTTAGAAACACTTTTTTTCTTTTAGTTATCGCATATATAGCTGTTCTAACAATTACTTTTTCTCGTGGCATACAGTTTAGCGTTAATCTCTATTTTTTTACTCTAACAACAGTATTATCTTCTATAATAGTTATTGAGATAATATATACATTTTATGTAACGGAAGATATTAGGCAATTTCAGAGAGAAAAAGAGAAGATGATGCTCAATATTCTTGATAATGAGCAAGAAACGATGCTTCTCTCTACCTTGACCGATATTATTGAAACTTTTAATGAAGATATAACTCTTGATGAAATTCTTAATACAGTGAGTGAATCGCTCTATAATATTTTTAAAAAAGAGACTATCGTTTTACAACTTTTAGGTAATAACTTTAAAAAAACTCTTAAAGGTAAAAACATAGATTTCTCGGAAGATATTCTTAGACAGGTTTCAGATAAAGCTTTCCCTATTTTAGTTAATAACACAAGGTCATTCGCTCAATATAGCGATTTAGTTAAACAAGGCGTAACCTCGTTTATTATCTCTCCTTTTCACCAAAAAAGAAATGTAATAGGAATTATAGGTATATTCTCTTTTGATAAGAAACAGTTTAGTATCAAAGAACTGAATCTTATGCGTAAAGTTTCAGCCCCTACTTCTTTGTTGATAGAGAACGCAATGCTGTTTGATAAAACAAAAATACTTTCCATAACCGATAGCCTTACCCTGCTTTACAATAGACGACATTTTGAACAAAAACTTGAAGAAGTTATTGAAAATTCTGAAAGAAGAAAAACAGAGGTTTCATTATGTATCGCTGACGTTGATTTTTTTAAACATTATAATGATGTGAACGGACACCAAGCAGGCGATTTTGCTTTGAAAAAGATTGCAGAAATCTTTAAAAGCGGGGTGAAAGGGTCAGATATTGTGGGGAGGTACGGCGGTGAGGAGTTTATAATTATTTTCCCTGATACAGACAAAGAGTCTGTAGTAAAGATTTGTGAAACAATGAGAAAGAAGATCAAGTCTTATGAATTTCCAAATGAACAGGCTCAACCTAACAAAGATTTGACTGTCAGTTTTGGTGTGGCAACCTACCCTGAAGACGCACAAACACCAGAAGAACTTATTAAAAAGGCAGATTTTGCTTTATATAGAGCAAAAGAAATGGGTAAAGATATGGTGGTCACTTAA